A genome region from Hydrogenoanaerobacterium saccharovorans includes the following:
- a CDS encoding TnsA endonuclease N-terminal domain-containing protein, with the protein MAKIYGDEFSFYNQLCYYYTINCRKIRRNYKDITKKFLDYNDKKFNPSAFLRKPQFEALEMYIFIKEFMNNAQVYEMFNSWRKREGKFSDASYYSITNGQTRIGDVQTEEQTKALFKQMKKVAENYPNYIYALTMGLGKTILMATCIFYEFLLANKYPKDERFCHNALVFAPDKTVLQSLKEIVTFDKSLVLPPEYARVLDANIKVHFLEDTGTTLNTLDNSYFNIIISNTQKIIVKKKHKEDNATDKLFKMSNLLETVYGVDNELDNDSDLMFNQRFQKLCRLSQIGVYVDEAHHMFGSELEKSLRSNATQTSLRSTINLLAKDMSTYGTSVVGCYNYTGTPYVKNQLLPEVVYAYGLKESIINGYLKEVDIKGFENVKNQEFLRAAITNFWNKYSDKTYEGLLPKLAIFASRIEEVETEVRPAVEKILADLGIPLSKILVNVGDASVTSSDDIRNFYNLDVAGSEGSKKQFIILVEKGREGWNCRSLFGVALFRSPKSKIFVLQATMRCLRKITDEQQVASVYLSKENFDTLNDELNKNFNVEIKDLKDSSAKKKVPYKVRVLPPPRYLAVKSIKHEYSLTKKEYSNPINFKVSELDTEKYKAFIYEKAGLARDMSVKTSDADEYREKAKYSALSLAAEISRYLNISPLLASKILKESVDGIEIVLKMVNQYNDVLNDVIIPTIFNTLFEVKCSVATEDKKLLLLKEPQGAGYYEFKGLPELVVTNKDANILKFADKSFHADTYCFDSNPEKECFWQYITSDKVKEIYFTGMFTSNQGDLSIQYYDPESRRIRHYYPDFLAKMDDDTYQLIEVKGDNKIDDIVVKAKADAAHELAVESDMKYVIYAGSTLMSTNVLEGTYSKQEQLLEEN; encoded by the coding sequence ATGGCAAAAATTTATGGAGATGAATTTTCGTTCTACAACCAACTTTGTTACTACTATACTATAAACTGTCGTAAGATCCGACGAAACTATAAGGATATTACGAAAAAATTCTTAGATTACAACGACAAAAAATTTAATCCATCCGCTTTCCTACGCAAGCCACAATTTGAAGCATTGGAGATGTATATCTTCATTAAAGAGTTTATGAATAACGCCCAAGTATATGAAATGTTCAATTCTTGGAGAAAGAGAGAAGGCAAATTTTCCGATGCTTCATACTATTCAATTACGAATGGTCAAACCAGGATAGGCGACGTTCAAACAGAAGAACAAACAAAAGCTCTTTTCAAGCAGATGAAGAAAGTCGCCGAAAACTATCCGAACTACATCTATGCTCTAACAATGGGACTTGGCAAAACTATACTTATGGCTACTTGTATTTTCTACGAGTTTTTGCTTGCGAATAAGTACCCTAAAGACGAGCGCTTTTGTCACAATGCGCTTGTGTTTGCACCGGATAAAACTGTTTTGCAATCATTAAAGGAAATAGTAACTTTTGATAAATCTCTTGTCCTTCCTCCCGAATATGCAAGGGTGCTGGACGCAAACATTAAAGTCCACTTTCTTGAAGACACAGGAACTACATTGAACACCTTGGATAACTCTTATTTTAATATAATTATCTCAAACACACAAAAGATAATTGTAAAGAAGAAGCACAAGGAAGATAACGCTACAGATAAGTTATTTAAAATGTCAAACTTATTGGAAACAGTCTATGGTGTTGATAACGAGTTGGATAATGATTCGGACTTGATGTTTAATCAGCGTTTTCAAAAACTCTGCCGTTTATCACAAATTGGCGTTTATGTTGATGAAGCTCATCATATGTTTGGTAGTGAGCTTGAAAAATCTTTGCGCAGCAATGCAACTCAAACATCTTTAAGAAGTACAATAAATCTTCTTGCCAAAGATATGAGTACATACGGAACTTCTGTAGTAGGATGTTATAACTACACCGGAACGCCATATGTTAAAAATCAGCTGCTTCCGGAAGTTGTATATGCATATGGACTTAAAGAGTCCATTATTAATGGATACTTAAAAGAAGTTGATATTAAAGGCTTTGAAAATGTAAAAAATCAAGAATTTTTAAGAGCTGCCATCACAAACTTTTGGAACAAATACAGCGACAAAACATATGAAGGACTTTTACCTAAATTAGCTATTTTTGCTTCTCGGATTGAAGAAGTTGAAACCGAAGTGCGTCCAGCTGTAGAAAAAATCTTAGCTGACCTTGGTATCCCTCTTTCAAAAATTTTGGTGAATGTAGGAGACGCATCGGTAACATCAAGTGACGACATCCGAAACTTTTACAACTTAGATGTAGCTGGTAGCGAAGGAAGTAAAAAACAATTCATCATTCTTGTTGAAAAAGGCCGTGAAGGATGGAACTGCCGCTCTCTATTTGGAGTTGCATTATTTAGAAGCCCAAAGTCAAAAATATTTGTATTACAGGCAACCATGCGCTGCTTAAGAAAAATAACTGATGAGCAGCAAGTCGCATCTGTATACCTCTCCAAGGAAAATTTTGATACTTTAAATGATGAGCTGAATAAAAACTTTAACGTGGAGATAAAAGACTTAAAAGACTCATCAGCTAAGAAAAAGGTTCCATATAAGGTTAGAGTTTTACCTCCGCCAAGGTACTTAGCTGTAAAGTCAATTAAACACGAATATTCTTTAACGAAAAAAGAATACTCTAATCCAATTAATTTCAAAGTATCTGAATTAGATACTGAGAAATACAAGGCCTTTATTTATGAAAAAGCAGGATTGGCTAGAGACATGTCCGTTAAGACTTCTGATGCAGATGAGTATCGTGAAAAGGCTAAATATAGTGCACTTTCATTGGCTGCTGAAATATCAAGGTATCTCAACATATCTCCATTGCTTGCATCAAAAATTTTGAAAGAGTCAGTGGATGGAATAGAAATCGTTCTTAAAATGGTCAATCAATATAATGACGTGTTGAACGATGTAATTATACCAACTATATTTAACACTCTTTTTGAAGTCAAATGCTCAGTTGCGACAGAAGACAAAAAGCTCTTGTTGTTAAAAGAACCTCAAGGCGCTGGTTACTACGAATTTAAGGGGCTTCCTGAACTTGTAGTAACTAACAAAGACGCAAATATACTAAAATTTGCTGATAAAAGTTTTCATGCTGATACTTATTGCTTTGACTCGAATCCTGAAAAAGAATGTTTCTGGCAGTACATTACTAGCGATAAAGTTAAAGAAATCTATTTTACAGGAATGTTCACTAGCAATCAAGGAGACTTGTCAATACAATACTATGACCCAGAATCTCGAAGAATTAGGCATTACTATCCTGATTTTTTGGCTAAAATGGACGATGATACTTATCAGCTTATTGAAGTTAAAGGTGACAACAAAATTGACGATATAGTAGTCAAAGCTAAAGCAGATGCAGCCCATGAACTGGCAGTGGAAAGTGACATGAAATACGTTATTTATGCAGGGAGCACATTGATGTCGACTAACGTACTTGAAGGTACTTATTCTAAGCAAGAACAATTATTAGAAGAAAATTAG
- a CDS encoding polysaccharide deacetylase family protein encodes MNFFNTRKYFAPIFIFMLLLFVTSCARNKQENISSNESSSRQSSSSASASDEMASVTGIVMDATMNKIMINADGEEYFFGTEGATVIALDGILIDDQATVYYSAAEPKNALKIDVIKNGKNHHSDYQVYEVKGTAPSIQGAKWDNMVSQRKESTNFAQKYRDLVYVNLNPNEKAVFLTFDDGPDATNTLSVMNTLIKKKVGATFFFTGENIKNNSAVVKKVHENGFAIGLHGYDHTSLGVLKDNEVKAQLNNTNDLLEKITGERTNLMRPPYGDINDSTIEIIGQLKQKIYLWSLDTLDWAQSDKEEILRNIKENLRPGDIILMHASYGKSFSAEILPEVIDYIKTQGYELKALPK; translated from the coding sequence ATGAATTTTTTTAACACGCGAAAGTATTTTGCTCCTATTTTTATATTTATGTTATTATTGTTTGTTACTTCCTGCGCCCGCAATAAGCAAGAAAATATTTCATCCAATGAAAGTTCCTCACGCCAATCTTCTTCGTCTGCATCTGCATCAGATGAAATGGCAAGTGTCACGGGGATTGTAATGGATGCCACTATGAATAAAATTATGATTAATGCAGACGGTGAGGAGTATTTTTTCGGCACAGAAGGGGCAACGGTTATTGCTCTTGACGGGATTTTGATTGATGACCAAGCTACCGTTTATTATTCTGCCGCCGAGCCTAAAAATGCGCTTAAAATTGATGTTATAAAAAACGGAAAAAATCATCACTCTGACTATCAGGTTTATGAGGTCAAAGGTACAGCTCCATCCATTCAAGGGGCAAAGTGGGATAATATGGTTTCTCAACGCAAAGAATCTACGAACTTTGCCCAAAAATACCGTGATCTTGTATATGTTAATTTGAATCCGAATGAAAAGGCAGTGTTTTTAACCTTTGATGACGGACCTGATGCAACGAATACTTTAAGCGTTATGAATACACTTATTAAAAAGAAGGTTGGTGCAACGTTCTTTTTTACAGGTGAAAACATTAAGAATAACAGTGCTGTTGTAAAAAAGGTGCATGAAAACGGTTTTGCAATAGGGCTACATGGTTACGATCATACATCGTTGGGGGTATTAAAGGATAATGAAGTGAAAGCTCAACTTAACAATACAAACGATCTTCTTGAAAAAATTACAGGTGAACGTACAAACTTAATGCGCCCGCCGTACGGTGATATAAATGATTCCACTATTGAGATAATAGGGCAGCTAAAACAAAAGATATACTTGTGGTCACTTGATACACTTGATTGGGCACAAAGTGACAAAGAAGAGATTTTGCGAAATATAAAAGAAAATCTGCGCCCGGGCGACATTATCTTGATGCACGCCTCTTATGGAAAGTCATTTTCTGCTGAAATCTTACCCGAAGTTATTGATTATATTAAGACACAAGGATATGAACTGAAAGCGTTACCTAAATAA